A stretch of the Flavobacterium aquiphilum genome encodes the following:
- the pbpC gene encoding penicillin-binding protein 1C produces MKNKLIAFSQRIINWIKKNKVKSSIAFLLLVVYYFSLPRTLFQEPYSTVIESRDGELLGAKIALDGQWRFPAQDSVPDKFKKCIVYFEDEYFYKHPGFNPMAMFNAFQQNRRAGKVVRGGSTLTQQVIRLSRNGKSRTYFEKIIELILATRLELGYSKNEILELYASHAPFGGNVVGLEMASWRYFGVQAHQLSWAESATLAVLPNAPSLIYPGKNQTELLNKRNRLLLKLNKEGVIDKQTYELSIDEPLPQKPYDLPQIAPHLLQRVAKNQPGTRVKTTIEIGLQNRVNQIAKYYYNQYKQNEVHNLAILVIDVSNRKVMSYVGNSPTDGNHQKDVDIIDAPRSTGSILKPLLYGAMLDDGELLPNTLVADIPTQISGYTPQNFNLTFDGAVPAHRALSRSLNIPAVLMLQDFGVNKFYEELQRFKLRDISKPPDHYGLSLILGGAESNLWDLCRTYAGLSSTLNYFNKNHGQYRTNEFAELNYDDRFQVDFGDQIRQKNILGAGSIWLTYNAMEQVNRPEGDEAWKFYDSSLKIAWKTGTSFGNRDAWAIGTNARYVVGVWVGNATGEGRPTLTGVSSAAPILFDVFNLLPRQRWFDTPYKDLEEVEVCNLSGYIAKEGCPTIKQWVPKKGKNTAVCPYHKMVHLDKTLQFQVNSSCESVDNIVTKNWFVLPPVMAWYYKSQHIEYLPLPPFRNDCMGSQTATMDFIYPKTNSKIYLTKNFNSEVQPVILKVAHSQRESKLFWYVDNVFKGTTKTFHEMPISATTGFHYITVVDEFGNEIRRKIEIVKE; encoded by the coding sequence TTGAAAAATAAACTAATTGCGTTCTCACAACGCATCATCAATTGGATAAAAAAGAATAAAGTCAAATCATCAATAGCATTTTTGCTGTTGGTGGTTTATTATTTTTCGTTGCCTAGGACTTTGTTTCAGGAGCCTTATTCTACGGTGATTGAAAGCAGGGACGGAGAATTGCTTGGTGCCAAAATTGCGCTTGACGGGCAATGGCGATTTCCTGCGCAGGATAGTGTTCCCGATAAATTCAAGAAATGTATTGTCTATTTTGAGGATGAGTATTTCTACAAGCACCCGGGATTTAATCCTATGGCGATGTTCAATGCTTTTCAGCAAAACCGAAGAGCAGGCAAAGTTGTTCGTGGGGGAAGCACCTTGACGCAACAGGTAATCCGCTTGTCTAGAAATGGTAAAAGCCGAACCTATTTTGAGAAAATAATCGAACTCATTCTCGCCACCCGATTGGAGTTGGGATATTCCAAAAACGAAATTTTGGAATTATATGCTTCGCACGCTCCGTTTGGAGGAAATGTGGTGGGTCTCGAAATGGCTTCTTGGCGGTATTTTGGGGTGCAAGCCCACCAATTGTCGTGGGCAGAAAGCGCTACTTTGGCTGTTTTGCCTAATGCGCCAAGTTTAATTTATCCGGGAAAAAACCAAACGGAATTACTGAATAAACGCAACCGGCTTTTGCTGAAATTGAATAAAGAAGGAGTAATTGACAAACAAACCTACGAACTTTCGATAGATGAACCCTTGCCACAAAAGCCGTATGATTTACCTCAAATTGCACCCCATTTGTTGCAACGTGTTGCCAAGAATCAACCGGGAACAAGGGTGAAAACGACTATTGAAATTGGATTGCAAAACAGGGTCAATCAAATTGCGAAGTATTATTATAATCAATACAAGCAAAATGAAGTCCATAATTTGGCTATTTTGGTCATTGATGTGTCCAATCGAAAAGTGATGAGTTACGTTGGGAATTCGCCTACGGATGGGAACCATCAAAAAGATGTGGATATTATCGATGCACCCCGAAGTACAGGAAGTATTCTCAAACCGCTTTTGTACGGTGCTATGCTCGACGACGGGGAATTGTTGCCCAATACATTGGTGGCAGACATTCCGACGCAGATTTCGGGCTATACACCGCAAAATTTCAACCTGACATTTGATGGAGCTGTTCCGGCACATCGGGCATTATCGCGTTCGCTGAATATTCCTGCCGTATTGATGTTGCAGGATTTTGGCGTGAACAAATTTTACGAAGAATTACAACGGTTCAAGTTGCGCGATATTTCAAAACCACCGGATCATTATGGCTTGTCGCTCATTTTGGGTGGAGCCGAAAGTAATTTATGGGATTTGTGCCGAACTTATGCGGGTTTGTCTTCTACTTTGAATTATTTCAATAAAAATCATGGACAATACAGAACCAATGAATTTGCAGAACTCAATTATGATGATCGTTTTCAAGTGGATTTTGGTGACCAAATTAGGCAAAAAAATATCTTGGGAGCGGGTTCGATTTGGCTCACGTACAACGCAATGGAGCAAGTCAACCGACCCGAAGGTGATGAGGCTTGGAAATTTTATGACAGTTCGCTCAAGATTGCTTGGAAAACCGGAACTAGTTTTGGAAACCGCGATGCTTGGGCGATCGGAACGAATGCAAGATATGTGGTAGGAGTGTGGGTAGGCAACGCAACAGGTGAGGGAAGACCAACATTGACGGGAGTTAGCAGTGCTGCCCCTATTTTGTTTGATGTTTTTAATTTGTTGCCAAGACAGAGATGGTTCGATACCCCATATAAGGATTTGGAAGAGGTTGAGGTTTGTAATTTGAGTGGCTATATTGCCAAAGAAGGCTGTCCGACGATTAAACAGTGGGTTCCCAAAAAAGGGAAAAATACGGCTGTTTGTCCTTATCACAAGATGGTGCATTTGGATAAAACACTGCAGTTTCAGGTCAACAGCAGTTGTGAAAGTGTCGATAATATTGTGACCAAAAATTGGTTTGTTTTGCCTCCCGTAATGGCTTGGTATTACAAAAGCCAACACATAGAATATCTGCCGTTGCCCCCGTTTAGAAATGATTGTATGGGATCGCAAACCGCAACAATGGATTTTATTTATCCAAAAACCAACAGCAAAATTTATCTTACCAAAAATTTTAACAGCGAAGTACAGCCCGTAATCCTGAAAGTTGCCCATTCGCAACGCGAAAGCAAACTGTTTTGGTATGTTGATAATGTTTTTAAAGGTACAACCAAAACTTTTCACGAAATGCCTATTTCAGCCACGACGGGATTCCATTACATCACCGTAGTCGATGAATTTGGAAACGAAATTAGAAGGAAAATTGAGATTGTGAAGGAGTAA
- a CDS encoding nucleoside deaminase, producing the protein MINIFTDEYFMKKALQEAEMAFEKGEIPVGAVVVVNNTVIARSHNLTELLNDVTAHAEMQAITASANYLGGKYLKDCTLYVTLEPCQMCAGALYWSQITKIVYGATDENRGFVKMGTKLHPKTVVVSGVMADEASELMKRFFAERRK; encoded by the coding sequence ATGATAAACATTTTCACCGACGAGTATTTTATGAAGAAAGCTTTGCAGGAAGCCGAAATGGCTTTTGAGAAAGGCGAAATTCCCGTGGGTGCCGTTGTGGTGGTAAATAACACTGTTATTGCCCGAAGCCATAATTTAACCGAATTACTCAATGACGTTACCGCCCACGCCGAAATGCAGGCCATAACCGCATCGGCGAATTATCTCGGCGGAAAATACCTAAAAGACTGTACGCTTTATGTTACGTTGGAACCCTGCCAAATGTGTGCCGGTGCTTTGTATTGGAGCCAAATTACCAAAATTGTTTACGGTGCCACCGATGAAAATCGTGGTTTTGTGAAAATGGGAACTAAACTGCATCCTAAAACCGTTGTCGTTAGCGGGGTTATGGCTGATGAGGCTTCGGAGTTGATGAAAAGGTTTTTCGCTGAGAGAAGAAAATAG
- a CDS encoding type II toxin-antitoxin system RelE/ParE family toxin produces the protein MSRLKVIWLNKSKDQLKAIYNHYKLVSPQGAKGIKDAIFLKGGRELVFAKQYQQDEIEPEFRRIIVKHYKLIYTIEE, from the coding sequence ATGAGCAGATTAAAAGTGATTTGGTTGAATAAATCAAAAGACCAATTAAAGGCAATTTACAACCACTACAAATTAGTTTCCCCGCAAGGAGCAAAAGGTATTAAAGACGCTATTTTTTTAAAGGGTGGAAGAGAGTTGGTTTTTGCCAAACAATACCAACAAGATGAAATAGAGCCTGAATTTAGAAGAATTATTGTCAAACACTATAAGCTTATTTATACGATAGAAGAATAG
- a CDS encoding alpha-2-macroglobulin family protein produces the protein MKTKGLIYVFCVFFLFQSCGRKSASDFNSDFSLFKEYIVSFTGGIVSAQSDIRVVLAFDNNNWKVNQTLDSDLFDISPSVDGKVVALSSNTIAFIPEKKLDSGTEYQVTLHLDKLNPKVAEKNKELSNFNFTIKTIKQDFIVNTLDVQSYSKEYQYLNCVLKTADNMDFETAKKLVEAEHNGKDLHLIFEKSNAVGKEFKFRIDSIQRLDSPSNLEINFDGTDYDMGQKGTVDFPITALNEFKVLKTELQEGNNQMLSINFSEPLEKGQDFKGLVAIQNTNNLKFSTQGNVLKVYFNNEKAPEKPVEVAPEAVAVNETSTVAVDSASVPQDTASVAEPEEVVTVAEPEPVAVVSQKLTGELLLEVFQGIESEYGKKLNENYSEKISFDEIKPNVRFIKNGTILPSSSNLKLNFEAVNLRAVDVKVFKIYKNNILQFLQDNELNGTRNLKRVGQPIAKSTLTLNEGNLVNSSKWNTFALDLSKIITPEPGAIYRVEFSYKKAYSLYKCQNSEADDSENEEEEVDEKDVNYSQNAYDDYYYEDYDWRESQDPCTNSYYYNARIGTNILASDVGVIAKRGENKSYLFAVSNIITTEPIANARVDLYSFQQQKLATVATSSEGIASFQLDTFAYFAIVTYGTQSTYVRLDDGNSLSVSNFNVSGETLQKGLKGFIYGERGVWRPGDNLYLSFILNDASNKLPLGHPIKFRLSDPNGKVTYQAVQKTNEWNHYAFTVPTEADAPTGNWEAMVSVGGAKFYKSIKIETIKPNRLKIKNIFKRAMLSSSYPNTSNLEVTWLHGAVAKNLNVEMQAKFSPQTTTFKNYEKFTFDDLVRQFSTEEITVFSGKLDANGKASTAINPKIQGVSPGMLKASFITKVYEEGGDFSTDVISTVYSPFNTYVGIKSPELSKYGMLETRKVNQFDIVTVDENGRPKSVKNLEVKIYKVEWRWWWDASSDNLSNYNSDNATTSYKTFRVNTDVNGRGAVRFALTDEEWGRYLIRVSDEVGGHATALTVNIDWPVWSGKTRNTDASTANMLVFSTDKEKYAVGENAQISFPSSEGGRAFISIENGSKVVQTLWAKTQQGETKVTIPITASMAPNVYFNITLLQPHASTKNDSPIRMYGIVPIEVVDKNTILTPKLTMPDVLRPEQSFALKVSEQSGREMTYTIAIVDEGLLDLTRFKAPNAWDSFYVREALGVKTWDIYDDVIGAYGGRVNQVFSIGGDQDLGGGKAKKANRFKPVVIYMGPFKLEKGQTKTHQIKLPKYIGSVKTMVVAGDATTSAYGSVEKATPVRSPLMVLASLPRKISPSEKVTIPVTVFAMEKNIKNVTVQVKTNNGLKVIGSAVQRVSFTQPDEKMAYFNLAVGSATGIGKVQIVATSGKEKSVYDVEIDMTNPNPVTNTFTDVILEPNSSKTISWKPFGVAGSNKAKLEISSMPTINLNGRLQYLIQYPHGCVEQTTSSVFPQLYLNDIADLDTTRKGLIQKNITAGITRLGSFQLSNGGISYWQGGTVADDWGTSYAGHFMIEAEKKGYFLPINFKTKWISYQQKEAKQWRFMPSYGNDLAQAYRLYTLALAGVPDLASMNRLRETKGISNESKLRLAVAYVLAGQKSAGQTLFLNSKIEDDSNYNYYYYGSADRNRAMALETMLLLGQKQNAFAMAIKLAKAMSSDQWMSTQTTAYCLYSMAKFSVSNGAKGIDVQFGKDGKMLAIKTMKTIADRSLTVTAGLNSVTLKNNRKNRLFVRLLNTGILPIGQENAVQSNVSASIVFKNRKGGVINVSKINQGTEFVAEVTVRNQKNEHVENVALSQILPSGFEIVNTRFTDYGDATNNVADYIDIRDDRTNFYFGLKASEAKTFRILLNASYLGTYYLPGLQCEAMYDNTFLARTKGFWVQVVK, from the coding sequence GTGAAAACAAAAGGATTAATTTACGTTTTTTGTGTGTTTTTTTTGTTTCAGTCGTGTGGTCGAAAATCAGCCTCCGATTTTAATTCCGATTTTTCATTATTTAAAGAGTATATAGTCAGTTTTACGGGGGGAATCGTCTCGGCGCAATCGGATATTCGCGTGGTTTTGGCTTTTGACAATAACAATTGGAAAGTCAATCAGACTTTGGATAGCGATTTATTTGATATTTCTCCAAGTGTAGACGGAAAAGTCGTGGCACTTTCGAGTAATACGATTGCTTTTATACCCGAGAAAAAGTTGGATTCGGGTACGGAATATCAGGTGACTTTGCATTTGGATAAATTGAATCCGAAAGTGGCCGAAAAGAATAAGGAACTTTCTAATTTCAATTTCACGATAAAAACCATTAAGCAGGATTTTATTGTCAATACACTCGATGTTCAGTCCTACAGCAAAGAATATCAATATTTGAATTGCGTGCTGAAAACCGCAGATAATATGGATTTTGAAACCGCCAAAAAGTTGGTGGAAGCGGAGCATAATGGAAAAGATTTACATCTGATTTTTGAGAAATCGAATGCAGTTGGCAAAGAATTTAAATTCAGAATTGACAGTATTCAGCGGTTGGATTCACCAAGCAATCTTGAAATTAATTTTGACGGGACGGATTATGATATGGGCCAAAAAGGAACTGTCGATTTCCCAATTACGGCTCTGAATGAATTCAAAGTTTTAAAAACCGAATTGCAGGAGGGAAATAACCAAATGTTATCGATCAATTTTTCGGAACCGTTGGAAAAAGGGCAGGATTTTAAAGGTTTGGTGGCAATTCAAAACACCAATAATTTAAAGTTTTCTACCCAAGGAAACGTGTTGAAGGTTTATTTTAACAATGAAAAAGCCCCTGAAAAACCGGTTGAAGTGGCTCCTGAAGCCGTGGCTGTAAACGAAACATCGACTGTTGCAGTTGATTCAGCTAGTGTTCCTCAGGACACGGCTTCGGTTGCAGAACCTGAAGAAGTTGTTACGGTTGCAGAACCTGAGCCCGTTGCTGTCGTTTCTCAAAAACTTACAGGTGAATTATTGTTGGAAGTTTTTCAAGGGATCGAAAGTGAATATGGCAAAAAGCTAAATGAAAATTATTCGGAGAAGATTTCATTTGACGAAATAAAACCGAACGTTCGTTTCATCAAAAACGGAACAATTCTGCCAAGTTCGAGCAATTTAAAACTCAATTTTGAAGCGGTAAATCTTCGGGCTGTCGATGTAAAAGTGTTTAAAATTTACAAAAACAACATTCTTCAGTTTCTTCAGGATAACGAATTAAACGGTACCCGAAATCTGAAAAGAGTGGGTCAGCCAATAGCAAAATCAACACTTACTCTTAACGAAGGAAATTTAGTCAATTCAAGTAAATGGAATACTTTTGCTTTGGATTTATCCAAAATTATAACTCCGGAACCGGGAGCGATTTACAGAGTAGAGTTCTCTTATAAAAAAGCCTATTCTTTATACAAATGTCAAAATTCAGAAGCTGATGACAGTGAAAATGAGGAAGAAGAAGTCGATGAGAAAGACGTGAATTATAGTCAAAATGCCTACGATGATTACTATTATGAAGATTATGATTGGAGGGAAAGCCAAGATCCTTGCACGAATTCCTATTATTACAATGCGAGAATCGGAACTAATATTTTGGCATCCGATGTTGGGGTTATCGCCAAAAGAGGCGAAAACAAATCGTATTTATTTGCGGTAAGCAACATCATTACAACCGAACCGATTGCCAACGCAAGAGTGGATTTGTACAGTTTTCAACAACAAAAATTAGCAACGGTAGCGACGAGCAGTGAAGGGATTGCAAGTTTTCAGTTGGATACATTTGCCTATTTTGCGATTGTCACTTACGGAACGCAGTCAACTTATGTTCGATTGGATGACGGAAATTCATTGTCGGTGAGTAATTTTAATGTGTCCGGCGAAACTTTGCAAAAAGGACTCAAAGGTTTTATTTATGGAGAACGCGGGGTTTGGAGACCGGGAGATAATTTGTATTTGTCGTTTATTTTGAACGATGCTTCGAATAAACTTCCGTTGGGACATCCGATTAAATTCAGATTGAGTGATCCTAACGGAAAAGTCACTTATCAGGCGGTCCAAAAAACGAATGAATGGAATCATTATGCGTTTACAGTTCCCACAGAAGCTGATGCTCCTACCGGAAATTGGGAAGCGATGGTCAGTGTTGGCGGTGCCAAGTTTTACAAGAGCATCAAAATTGAAACCATTAAACCGAATCGTTTGAAAATTAAAAATATTTTCAAAAGGGCGATGCTTTCGTCTTCGTATCCAAATACGAGTAATCTAGAAGTGACGTGGCTTCACGGGGCTGTGGCCAAAAATTTGAATGTCGAAATGCAGGCTAAGTTTTCGCCACAAACAACAACTTTTAAGAATTACGAGAAATTTACTTTTGATGATTTGGTGCGCCAATTTAGTACCGAGGAAATTACTGTTTTTTCGGGTAAATTGGATGCCAACGGAAAAGCAAGTACGGCTATAAACCCCAAAATACAGGGTGTTTCACCGGGTATGCTCAAAGCTTCGTTTATCACAAAAGTGTATGAGGAAGGTGGCGATTTCAGTACCGATGTTATTTCGACAGTCTATTCCCCGTTCAATACTTATGTGGGGATTAAATCGCCGGAACTCAGCAAATACGGGATGCTGGAAACCCGCAAGGTGAATCAGTTTGATATTGTCACCGTCGATGAAAACGGACGACCAAAGTCGGTTAAAAATCTCGAAGTGAAAATCTATAAGGTAGAATGGCGTTGGTGGTGGGATGCGTCAAGCGATAATTTGTCCAATTATAATTCGGATAATGCCACGACTTCGTATAAAACTTTTAGAGTAAATACCGATGTCAACGGAAGAGGAGCAGTACGATTTGCATTGACCGATGAAGAATGGGGCCGTTATTTAATTCGGGTTTCGGATGAGGTTGGCGGACACGCAACAGCTTTGACAGTAAACATTGATTGGCCCGTTTGGTCGGGAAAAACAAGAAACACAGATGCTTCAACGGCCAATATGTTAGTTTTTTCTACTGACAAAGAAAAATATGCCGTGGGAGAAAATGCCCAAATCTCTTTCCCATCGAGTGAAGGAGGACGCGCTTTTATTTCTATCGAAAATGGCTCAAAAGTGGTGCAAACTCTTTGGGCGAAGACCCAACAAGGAGAAACAAAAGTGACGATACCGATTACGGCTTCGATGGCACCGAATGTGTATTTCAATATTACGCTTTTGCAACCGCACGCTTCGACTAAGAACGATTCTCCTATCAGAATGTACGGAATTGTGCCTATTGAAGTGGTGGACAAAAACACGATACTTACGCCAAAATTAACGATGCCGGATGTATTGCGTCCCGAACAGTCATTTGCCCTAAAAGTGAGCGAACAATCCGGCAGGGAAATGACTTATACCATTGCGATTGTCGATGAAGGGTTATTGGATTTGACCCGTTTCAAAGCGCCAAATGCGTGGGACAGTTTTTATGTCCGAGAAGCTTTGGGTGTAAAAACTTGGGATATTTACGATGATGTTATTGGGGCTTACGGCGGAAGAGTGAATCAGGTTTTCAGCATTGGAGGTGATCAGGATTTGGGTGGTGGAAAAGCCAAAAAAGCAAATCGATTTAAGCCTGTTGTAATTTATATGGGGCCTTTTAAATTGGAAAAAGGACAAACCAAAACGCATCAAATAAAATTGCCGAAATACATCGGTTCTGTAAAAACGATGGTGGTGGCCGGAGATGCGACTACGAGTGCTTATGGAAGCGTCGAAAAAGCAACCCCTGTCCGTAGTCCGTTGATGGTTTTGGCTTCATTGCCAAGAAAAATTTCTCCATCGGAAAAAGTGACGATTCCGGTTACGGTTTTTGCAATGGAAAAAAACATCAAGAATGTTACGGTTCAGGTTAAAACTAATAACGGATTAAAAGTGATTGGCAGTGCCGTGCAAAGAGTATCATTTACACAGCCGGATGAAAAAATGGCTTATTTTAATTTGGCTGTCGGTTCTGCAACCGGAATCGGGAAAGTGCAGATTGTGGCCACTTCGGGCAAGGAGAAATCGGTTTATGATGTGGAAATCGATATGACCAATCCGAATCCGGTGACCAATACATTTACCGATGTAATTTTAGAACCAAACAGTTCCAAAACTATTTCATGGAAACCATTTGGCGTTGCGGGAAGTAATAAAGCTAAATTGGAAATTTCCTCAATGCCAACTATTAATTTGAACGGGCGATTACAGTATCTCATTCAGTATCCCCACGGCTGTGTCGAGCAAACGACATCGTCTGTTTTTCCGCAATTGTATCTGAATGATATTGCCGATTTGGATACTACACGCAAAGGTTTAATTCAAAAAAATATTACCGCCGGAATTACTAGGCTTGGAAGTTTTCAGCTGTCAAATGGCGGAATTTCCTATTGGCAAGGGGGAACCGTTGCTGATGATTGGGGCACTTCCTATGCTGGACATTTTATGATTGAAGCGGAGAAAAAAGGTTACTTTTTGCCAATTAATTTTAAAACCAAATGGATTTCTTACCAACAAAAAGAAGCCAAGCAATGGCGATTTATGCCGAGTTACGGAAATGATTTGGCACAGGCCTATCGTTTATATACATTGGCTTTGGCAGGAGTTCCTGATTTGGCTTCGATGAACAGATTGCGCGAGACGAAAGGGATTTCGAACGAAAGTAAATTGCGTTTGGCGGTAGCTTACGTGTTGGCCGGACAAAAATCGGCAGGTCAGACATTGTTTTTAAATAGTAAAATAGAAGACGATTCCAATTACAACTATTACTATTATGGTTCTGCCGACAGAAATCGGGCGATGGCACTGGAAACGATGCTGTTGCTTGGACAAAAGCAAAATGCATTTGCAATGGCGATAAAATTAGCCAAAGCTATGTCTAGCGACCAATGGATGAGCACGCAGACTACGGCTTATTGTTTGTATTCCATGGCTAAATTCTCAGTGAGTAATGGTGCCAAAGGAATCGATGTTCAGTTTGGAAAAGATGGAAAAATGCTGGCAATTAAAACGATGAAAACCATCGCCGACAGAAGTCTGACTGTCACAGCGGGACTAAACAGCGTAACCTTAAAAAACAACAGAAAGAATAGATTGTTCGTCCGATTACTGAACACCGGAATTCTTCCAATTGGGCAGGAAAATGCGGTACAAAGTAATGTTTCGGCTTCCATCGTTTTCAAAAACAGAAAAGGCGGCGTTATTAATGTATCGAAAATTAATCAAGGAACCGAGTTTGTTGCAGAGGTTACAGTTCGAAATCAAAAGAACGAACACGTCGAAAATGTGGCGTTGTCACAGATTTTGCCTTCGGGATTCGAAATTGTGAATACCCGTTTTACGGATTATGGTGATGCAACCAACAATGTTGCCGATTATATTGATATCCGAGACGACAGAACTAATTTCTATTTTGGATTGAAAGCCAGTGAAGCAAAAACGTTCAGAATACTTTTGAATGCCTCTTATTTGGGAACGTATTATTTGCCGGGACTGCAATGTGAGGCGATGTATGATAATACGTTTTTGGCTAGAACTAAAGGATTTTGGGTTCAGGTGGTGAAGTAG
- a CDS encoding 1-deoxy-D-xylulose-5-phosphate synthase, whose translation MKSNLLEHIYSPTDLRQLDEAQLPQLAQELRDFIINIVATKEGHLGASLGVVELTIALHYVFNTPEDLLVWDVGHQAYGHKILTERRTIFHTNRQLNGISGFPRRSESIYDTFGVGHSSTSISAALGMAIASHLKGDFEKQHIAVIGDASIASGMAFEGLNHAGVTDANLLVILNDNAIGIDPSVGALKKYLTSVKEGKNPKQNNMIRSLNFNYSGPIDGNDIFAVIKELKRLQKIKGPKFLHLITTKGKGLQQAEENQVKYHAPGKFDATTGEIIPKHEEHLPPKYQDVFGLTILDLAKKNEKIVGITPAMPSGSSLKFMMDTFPKRAFDVGIAEQHAVTLSAGMATQGMIVYCNIYSTFLQRAYDQVIHDVALQNLPVIFCLDRAGLVGEDGATHHGVFDLAYLRCIPNMIVYAPLNEIELQNILYTAQLGLKHPIAIRYPRGRGVISDWKNLHFGKYQQIEIGKAKILKSGTKIAVLSAGAIGNNVTLALAKIKHQEKFAHYAFAFVKPLDEKELHTIFDQFKTVITIEDGVIKGGFGSAILEFAAAHHYANKIQLLGIPDTFIEQGSIDELQQNCGISVDSLEIILSSY comes from the coding sequence ATGAAAAGCAATTTACTCGAACATATCTACTCCCCAACCGATTTACGCCAGCTTGACGAAGCGCAACTTCCGCAATTGGCACAGGAATTAAGGGATTTTATCATCAATATTGTTGCCACCAAAGAAGGCCATCTTGGCGCCAGCTTGGGTGTGGTCGAATTGACTATTGCCTTACATTATGTTTTCAACACTCCCGAAGATTTATTGGTTTGGGATGTTGGTCACCAAGCCTACGGACATAAAATCTTGACCGAGAGAAGAACCATTTTTCATACCAACCGTCAATTGAACGGTATTTCGGGTTTCCCGAGAAGAAGCGAAAGTATTTACGACACTTTTGGCGTAGGCCACTCTTCCACATCAATTTCGGCAGCTTTGGGAATGGCAATTGCCTCTCATTTGAAAGGAGATTTCGAAAAACAACATATAGCCGTAATCGGTGATGCTTCAATTGCTTCAGGAATGGCTTTCGAAGGACTGAATCACGCCGGTGTTACCGATGCTAACTTGTTAGTAATTCTTAATGACAACGCCATCGGAATTGATCCGAGCGTTGGTGCTCTCAAAAAATATCTTACTTCAGTAAAAGAAGGAAAAAATCCGAAGCAAAATAATATGATTCGGTCACTGAATTTCAATTATTCGGGACCAATTGATGGAAATGATATTTTTGCAGTAATAAAAGAATTGAAACGCCTGCAAAAAATAAAAGGACCAAAATTCTTGCACCTTATCACCACCAAAGGCAAAGGACTTCAACAGGCAGAAGAAAATCAGGTGAAGTATCATGCCCCAGGCAAATTTGACGCCACAACAGGAGAAATTATTCCGAAACACGAAGAACATTTACCTCCAAAATACCAGGATGTTTTTGGTTTAACCATTTTGGATTTGGCCAAAAAGAACGAAAAAATAGTTGGAATAACTCCAGCAATGCCTTCCGGAAGTTCACTAAAATTCATGATGGACACTTTTCCAAAACGCGCTTTTGACGTTGGAATTGCCGAACAACACGCAGTCACTTTGTCCGCAGGAATGGCAACTCAGGGAATGATTGTTTATTGCAATATTTATTCTACTTTCCTGCAAAGAGCCTACGATCAGGTGATACACGATGTGGCTTTACAAAATTTACCCGTTATTTTTTGCTTGGACAGAGCCGGTTTGGTTGGCGAAGACGGTGCGACGCATCACGGCGTTTTCGACTTGGCATACTTACGCTGTATTCCAAATATGATTGTTTACGCGCCGCTAAATGAAATTGAACTGCAAAACATTTTATACACCGCACAATTGGGACTGAAACATCCTATTGCCATTCGTTATCCACGAGGCAGAGGCGTTATCAGTGATTGGAAAAATCTACATTTTGGCAAATATCAACAAATTGAAATAGGAAAGGCTAAGATTTTAAAAAGTGGCACAAAAATTGCGGTATTATCTGCCGGTGCAATTGGCAACAATGTTACTTTGGCTTTGGCCAAAATAAAGCATCAGGAGAAATTTGCGCATTATGCTTTTGCTTTTGTCAAACCTTTGGATGAAAAAGAACTGCATACCATTTTTGATCAATTCAAAACCGTCATTACTATCGAAGATGGAGTAATAAAAGGAGGCTTTGGAAGCGCAATTCTGGAATTTGCTGCAGCTCATCATTACGCTAACAAAATACAGCTTTTGGGAATTCCAGACACTTTTATTGAACAAGGTTCTATTGATGAATTACAACAAAATTGCGGAATTTCCGTTGATAGTCTGGAAATAATTTTATCAAGTTATTGA